One window from the genome of Streptococcus parasanguinis encodes:
- a CDS encoding response regulator transcription factor, with translation MKILIVEDEVLIREGMSDYLMECGYEVFEAGDGQEALYLFHREAPDLVLLDIQLPILNGLEVLKTIRKTSSVPVLMLTAFHDEDYKLTAFGEMADGYLEKPFSLSLLKVRIEAIFKKLQPSRVFTYGEARVDFESYTASLAGQAISMNAKELEILEYLLQHEGKARTRSQILDAVWKETEEIPFDRVIDVYIKELRKKLELDCIVTVRNVGYKLERP, from the coding sequence ATGAAGATACTAATCGTAGAAGATGAAGTCCTGATTCGAGAAGGGATGAGCGACTATCTCATGGAATGTGGCTATGAGGTCTTTGAAGCAGGCGATGGGCAGGAGGCCCTGTACCTCTTTCACAGAGAAGCGCCGGATCTAGTCTTGCTGGACATCCAGCTTCCTATCCTCAATGGCTTGGAAGTCCTCAAGACTATTCGCAAGACCAGTTCAGTCCCTGTCCTCATGCTGACGGCCTTTCATGATGAGGACTATAAGTTGACGGCCTTTGGAGAGATGGCAGATGGCTACCTGGAAAAACCCTTCTCCTTGTCCCTCTTGAAGGTCCGTATCGAAGCCATTTTTAAAAAGCTCCAGCCTTCACGGGTCTTCACCTATGGAGAGGCACGGGTGGATTTTGAGAGTTATACAGCCAGCCTAGCTGGGCAAGCCATCTCCATGAATGCCAAGGAGTTGGAAATCTTGGAATACTTGCTCCAGCATGAGGGCAAGGCCCGGACCCGCTCTCAGATCCTCGATGCCGTCTGGAAGGAGACGGAGGAGATTCCTTTTGACCGGGTGATCGATGTCTATATCAAGGAACTACGAAAAAAACTAGAGCTGGACTGTATCGTTACGGTACGCAATGTCGGCTATAAATTGGAGAGACCATGA